A DNA window from Nitrospira sp. contains the following coding sequences:
- a CDS encoding DoxX family protein (MaGe:77309822), whose protein sequence is MTDTPLFDSKKTRWAGYIMGAIPVLLLLMSGVMKVLSPPFIAEGFVHMGYAESLTLGIGIVELLCVVLYLIPQTSVLGAILLTGYLGGATATHVRIGEPFHMAVLLGVLLWGSLYLRDARLRTLIPLRS, encoded by the coding sequence ATGACAGACACACCTCTGTTCGACTCGAAGAAAACGCGCTGGGCCGGCTACATCATGGGCGCGATTCCCGTGCTGCTCTTGCTCATGAGCGGGGTGATGAAAGTGCTCTCGCCGCCCTTTATCGCAGAGGGGTTTGTGCACATGGGATATGCGGAAAGCCTGACGCTCGGAATCGGAATCGTTGAATTGCTCTGCGTCGTTCTCTACCTTATTCCACAGACCTCCGTCCTCGGTGCGATTTTGCTCACGGGCTATCTGGGCGGCGCCACCGCCACCCACGTCCGCATCGGCGAACCCTTCCACATGGCCGTGCTGCTCGGCGTCCTGCTCTGGGGGAGTTTGTATCTGCGCGACGCCCGCCTGCGAACGCTCATCCCCTTGCGAAGCTGA